The following coding sequences lie in one Sorghum bicolor cultivar BTx623 chromosome 6, Sorghum_bicolor_NCBIv3, whole genome shotgun sequence genomic window:
- the LOC8070824 gene encoding B3 domain-containing protein Os04g0386900: protein MDGWFFLLSSVLTHQSSKSLRRPSRKVVMSKGKSVAMSSAGHSAGASPTDGGADPLSMSETPCAMQPGVLPLLGRPYFTCILCKSHVNQPFQVVVPRSLAPFLPATTVPATVTRHGRSWEMRFTGGRQIQRLEAGWRGFALDNGLMLGDGCVFELLDGKPEGVVFRVQVLRAHIPEEIRERAGGYTSSTPILID, encoded by the exons CTCATCCGTCCTCACTCATCAGTCCTCCAAGTCCCTCCGTCGTCCATCCAGgaaag TTGTCATGAGCAAAGGCAAATCGGTGGCGATGTCCTCCGCCGGACACAGCGCCGGCGCGAGCCCTACAGACGGAGGAGCTGATCCGCTGTCCATGTCGGAGACGCCGTGTGCCATGCAGCCCGGGGTCCTCCCTCTTCTCGGGAGGCCATACTTCACATGCATCCTCTGCAAGTCTCATGTCAATCAGCCGTTCCAAGTG GTGGTGCCCAGGTCGCTGGCGCCGTTCCTCCCGGCGACCACGGTGCCGGCGACGGTGACGCGGCACGGCCGGTCCTGGGAGATGCGGTTCACGGGGGGGCGGCAGATCCAGCGCCTGGAGGCCGGGTGGCGGGGCTTCGCGCTGGACAACGGCCTCATGCTCGGCGACGGGTGCGTCTTCGAGCTGCTCGACGGCAAGCCGGAGGGCGTGGTGTTCAGGGTGCAGGTGCTCCGCGCCCACATCCCCGAGGAGATCCGGGAGCGCGCCGGCGGGTACACCTCGTCCACCCCCATCCTCATCGATTAG